One Drosophila willistoni isolate 14030-0811.24 chromosome XL unlocalized genomic scaffold, UCI_dwil_1.1 Seg142, whole genome shotgun sequence genomic window, tgacaaaagtcactgttttcgaacgatcgttcctatgggagctacatgatatagtcacccgatcttgatcaaatttggcacaatcgtttatacatatgtgtaattaactctccaatattaaatttcatgacaatagctcagaaaatgacgaagttattaaaaaaagtcacagttcgtgactttgccatttgtatgggagctatatgatatagtgatccgatccggctgaatccgagatatacaacgcctgcagtatatacaagcctacatgcaaaatttcagctctgtagcttcaacggtctaggaggagtttgcgttgatccagacggacggacggacatgactatttcaactcgtctcgtcgtggtgatcaagaatatatacacttctgaccaaaattaatataccctttttgcaagggtataaatattcAAGAAGGGGGTAAACTgtggaaaatttaaatatgtatgtatgtatgtatgtaaatctAATATTCTCACGACTTACATAAAAATGAACGATGGAAAATACATATTCAAGAAGAGCCTCCAACACTCTTATCGCTAATTTCTTAactgataatgataatgaaacACTGACCCCGAAATAAAAAAGGGGGCTCTCAAGCGTAGCTgatttatacaaaacaaaCTGTGTAACTATAGTAAGCATACATGAAGGTTCATGTTGATGTTCATGTTGTTTCGCTAATCACTAGCACGTGCagtctcttttctttttttttacttaccgTTTTGTCTAAATCATTTTGCCATAATTCAATTAACCCCTTGGGgccaaataaatttaaataggCAACCCCCCAACCCCAGTCACTTGTGACTTATTTTTGGTTACTTAGACTTGAATTGTCTGTGaaatctatgtacatatgtatgtacatatgtatctacatacacacatacatatgtatgtatgtacatatctacatatatcaCTGCAAACAATAAATAGAGTAAATcgaataaaaaattaacaaagtATGACTGATTGTTCACACCTGCctagggtttttttttagcaagGTAATCAGCAATTCATATAACAACATGGCCTTTGGGAAACTTGAACCAAGAAACCATGTGCCTTATAATATGTGATCAGCAGACGACTTCCTCCCAAACACCCACTACGTCTATTACACATGAAGGGGATTTATAATGTACATTTGTAGTCATCTGATTTTCGTTATTAATTAACACCCCAccaactaaaaataaaaattgggCAACGTTTCTGCCTCTGGTAGGGTATCCAATATTCTTGTTAATGGAATATTGTGATTCTAAATTCACATGCAATTGCTTTCAAAGTTCAATTAAAGTTGATGATTAATTACAGGAAGAGGgcttaaatatacatacatacatacttatgtgTTTGTTCGTCTGTATGCAAATATCGGGCCAATTGAAACTCTCAAGATGCTGCACAATTGAATCTTTCATCTTTTGCGCCATGATCGGAGCAGGTTATGTACTTATAGACAATAAAATGTCAAAAGGTGATCAGAAACAGATAAAATTAACACTTTTTGGAACGTTCTGTAATTAGGTTATGTTACGTTATTTTAAATTGACGAGAGATTTTCAACAGATGAGATTTATTAAGATTTTAAGTGAAGTTTAAAGTTACTATTTTCGGTCTCCCTAAGAATCGTATCCCTAGATAAGGCAgaactttaataaatttctttttgatgtgtttctctctttctctcctcGTGAAGCTTTCAAAATACTTAACCAACACTGTTGACAGCGACAATCAGTGTTAATTTGTAATTGATCAACATAATCGAACATAATCTCGATCCTTAATAATTTGTATCGctttgttgtttatttatgcAGTTGTACCTGTACATCGCCTTGGGCATTCTAACCGTGCTCTTTGTGGCCTGGTTCATATATTTTAAACGTCTCGCACGTTTACGGCTGCGTGATGAAATTGCCCGATCATTGAACGCCGTCACCTCAGCCTCTGGTGGGGATTTGCGCGGCTTGAGATTTCGCAAACGCGACAAAATGCTCTTTTATGGTCGGAGAATGTtgcgcaaaatgaaaaatgtcaGCGGACAGATGTATAGCAGCGGCAAGGGCTACAAGAGGCGGGCCGTAATGCGGTTCGCTCGACGCATACTTCAGCTGCGACGTGAGAATATGCCGCTGGAGATGAGGACAGTGGAACCGCCGGCGGAGTATCTCGAGGAGACAATCGAGGGCAGTGATCGTGTGCCACCGGATGCTCTATATATGCTTCAGAGTATACGCATTTTTGGGCACTTTGAGAAGCCAGTGTTTCTCAAATTATGCAAGCACACCCAGGTGCTGGAGCTAATGGCTGGCGATTATCTATTCAAGATCACTGATGCCGATGACAGTGTCTATATTGTTCAATCGGGCATGATCAATGTATATATCTCGAATGCGGATGGCAGCACATTGTCCCTGAAGACAGTGCGTAAAGGAGAATCGGTGACATCGCTGCTCAGTTTCATCGATGTGCTATCCGGTAATCCAAGTTACTATAAAACGGTTACGGCCAAAGCCATGGAGAAATCCGTCGTAATACGTTTACCCATGCAGGTTAGCCCCCATGCTGAAACCTTCATGTACTGACCACACCTCTCATTTATCTTCGTTTCTTTTGTTGCAGGCATTTGAGGAGGTGTTCCGTGAGAATCCCGATGTAATGATACGTGTTATTCAGGTCATCATGATTCGATTGCAGCGCGTCCTTTTTACCGCTCTCCGCAATTATCTTGGCCTTAATGCTGAGCTTGTCCAGAATCATATGCGCAATAAGAGCATAACAATTTCCGGACATCTCAACTCGCAATCTCAATCGTCGCAATCGATGCGGCAGCAGACGACAGCAACGGCAACTGGTGGAACATCGGCAACTGCTTTGGGGGGTCAACAATTGCCAGCCGCCGTTCCATCGTTGCCGTTGCAGCGACAACCGCCGCCGCCTACCATTGCGCCGCCTTTGCGTCATTCACGCGAAGAGCATACCCTGTCGGGTCCAAATCCTAATCCAAATAGTGGCAACAATGTTCAATTGCCTGAAGTGCATGGAGATGCGCCAAACATTGATATCTaccatcagcaacaacatggCGGTAGCACCTCGACGGGCAATTTGTCTACTCGACGTGGCTCTTTGGTTCAACCGTCGAtcggaggaggaggaggagggtCAACGGCTCAAGAAGGAGGATGTGCTGCAGCTGGTGCTCCAACCATAGATATGCGTCTCATTCAGTCATCGGCCGTGGAAAGTTTACGCAAAGAGCTTGGTCTGCCCAACGAGGATGCGCATATAATAGAGCCATTTGTTGAGGTCCGTGAACTGGAACCCAATGTCACCCTCATAACGGAGGGCAATGCCGATGATGTTTGCATATGGTTTGTGATGACCGGCACCTTGGCGGTTTACCAAGGTGTTGCAGATGCCACACGCTCCTCCACTGCCACCACCAAATCAGATAAGTCTGATTTGCTTATACATTTTGTCCATCCGGGTGAAATTGTCGGCGGTTTGGCCATGCTAACCGGCGAGGCTAGTGCCTATACGATTCGTTCGCGAAATAATAGTCGTGTGGCCTATATAAGACGTGCGGCCATTTATCAGTAAGTGGTTCCATCACAATTTCCTGTATAATCTCTAATCTCATCAATTATCTGTAGGATTATGCGACAGCGTCCACGAATAGTTTTGGATCTGGGCAATGGTGTGGTGCGTCGTCTCTCCCCCTTGGTACGGCAATGTGATTATGCCTTGGACTGGATCTTTCTAGAGTCCGGACGTGCCGTCTATCGACAGGATGAGAGCAGTGATAGCACTTACATTGTATTGAGTGGACGTATGCGTTCAGTAATTACGAATCCGGGTGGCAAAAAGGAAATTGTCGGTGAATATGGCAAAGGAGATCTGGTGGGCATTGTTGAGATGATCACAGAGACATCACGGACCACCACTGTTATGGCGGTGCGTGACTCCGAATTGGCCAAATTGCCAGAGGGCCTGTTCAATGCCATCAAATTGCGTTATCCAATTGTGGTTACAAAGCTAATTAGTTTTCTAAGTCATCGGTTTTTGGGTTCCATGCAGACACGCGGCAGCACAGGGGCACCAGGTGCGCCAGTCGAGGCTAATCCGGTAACGCACAAGTATTCAACAGTGGCTCTGGTGCCCATTACAGATGAAGTGCCGCTAACGCCATTCACCTATGAGCTGTATCATTCACTATGTGCCATAGGTAAGCAGTatttctatctctttctctctctctaaagTCTTAACTATCTCTTCGTCTATGTCAATTTTAGGCCCTGTTCTACGTCTCACCTCGGAGGTGGTACGCAAGCAGCTGGGTCAAAACATATTTGAGGCCGCAAATGAGTATCGTTTGACCTCATGGCTTGCCCAGCAAGAGGATCGTAATATTATCACATTATATCAGTG contains:
- the LOC6644825 gene encoding neuropathy target esterase sws isoform X2 → MDVLELLRASANGCYNTIFSDAWSQYVSQQITSSLYLYIALGILTVLFVAWFIYFKRLARLRLRDEIARSLNAVTSASGGDLRGLRFRKRDKMLFYGRRMLRKMKNVSGQMYSSGKGYKRRAVMRFARRILQLRRENMPLEMRTVEPPAEYLEETIEGSDRVPPDALYMLQSIRIFGHFEKPVFLKLCKHTQVLELMAGDYLFKITDADDSVYIVQSGMINVYISNADGSTLSLKTVRKGESVTSLLSFIDVLSGNPSYYKTVTAKAMEKSVVIRLPMQAFEEVFRENPDVMIRVIQVIMIRLQRVLFTALRNYLGLNAELVQNHMRNKSITISGHLNSQSQSSQSMRQQTTATATGGTSATALGGQQLPAAVPSLPLQRQPPPPTIAPPLRHSREEHTLSGPNPNPNSGNNVQLPEVHGDAPNIDIYHQQQHGGSTSTGNLSTRRGSLVQPSIGGGGGGSTAQEGGCAAAGAPTIDMRLIQSSAVESLRKELGLPNEDAHIIEPFVEVRELEPNVTLITEGNADDVCIWFVMTGTLAVYQGVADATRSSTATTKSDKSDLLIHFVHPGEIVGGLAMLTGEASAYTIRSRNNSRVAYIRRAAIYQIMRQRPRIVLDLGNGVVRRLSPLVRQCDYALDWIFLESGRAVYRQDESSDSTYIVLSGRMRSVITNPGGKKEIVGEYGKGDLVGIVEMITETSRTTTVMAVRDSELAKLPEGLFNAIKLRYPIVVTKLISFLSHRFLGSMQTRGSTGAPGAPVEANPVTHKYSTVALVPITDEVPLTPFTYELYHSLCAIGPVLRLTSEVVRKQLGQNIFEAANEYRLTSWLAQQEDRNIITLYQCDNSLSPWTHRCMRQADVILIVGLGDRSHLVGKFEREIDRLAMRTQKELVLLYPETTNAKPANTLSWLNARPWVTKHHHVLCVKRIFTRKSQYRINDLYSRVLLSEPNMHSDFSRLARWLTGNSIGLVLGGGGARGAAHIGMLKAIQEAGIPIDMVGGVSIGALMGALWCSERNITTVTQKARQWSKKMTKWFLQLLDLTYPITSMFSGREFNKTIHDTFGDVSIEDLWIPYFTLTTDITASCHRIHTNGHLWRYCRASMSIAGVFPPFCDYRDGHLLLDGCYTNNVPADVMHNLGAAHIIAIDVGSQDDTDLTNYGDDLSGWWLLYKKWNPFTSPVKVPDLPDIQSRLAYVSCVRQLEEVKNSDYCEYIRPPIDKYKTLAFGSFDEIRDVGYVFGKNYFESMAKAGRLGRFNQWFNKEPPKRGNHASLNEYTFIDLAQIVCKLPETYAVNTAEIFSEDEDCDGYISEPSTLNTDRRIQVPRAGNSLSLSEAEMDSDVEIDFRSDSKKDKATQSTPPAPGKDNEDKTDAVDRIPLLTLERPLTDQQQQHSDETDEQETPRAMKDGTNTMTTQTTSPTTDAGSEWAGSESELEKENKNVNTKN
- the LOC6644825 gene encoding neuropathy target esterase sws isoform X1 → MDVLELLRASANGCYNTIFSDAWSQYVSQQITSSLYLYIALGILTVLFVAWFIYFKRLARLRLRDEIARSLNAVTSASGGDLRGLRFRKRDKMLFYGRRMLRKMKNVSGQMYSSGKGYKRRAVMRFARRILQLRRENMPLEMRTVEPPAEYLEETIEGSDRVPPDALYMLQSIRIFGHFEKPVFLKLCKHTQVLELMAGDYLFKITDADDSVYIVQSGMINVYISNADGSTLSLKTVRKGESVTSLLSFIDVLSGNPSYYKTVTAKAMEKSVVIRLPMQAFEEVFRENPDVMIRVIQVIMIRLQRVLFTALRNYLGLNAELVQNHMRNKSITISGHLNSQSQSSQSMRQQTTATATGGTSATALGGQQLPAAVPSLPLQRQPPPPTIAPPLRHSREEHTLSGPNPNPNSGNNVQLPEVHGDAPNIDIYHQQQHGGSTSTGNLSTRRGSLVQPSIGGGGGGSTAQEGGCAAAGAPTIDMRLIQSSAVESLRKELGLPNEDAHIIEPFVEVRELEPNVTLITEGNADDVCIWFVMTGTLAVYQGVADATRSSTATTKSDKSDLLIHFVHPGEIVGGLAMLTGEASAYTIRSRNNSRVAYIRRAAIYQIMRQRPRIVLDLGNGVVRRLSPLVRQCDYALDWIFLESGRAVYRQDESSDSTYIVLSGRMRSVITNPGGKKEIVGEYGKGDLVGIVEMITETSRTTTVMAVRDSELAKLPEGLFNAIKLRYPIVVTKLISFLSHRFLGSMQTRGSTGAPGAPVEANPVTHKYSTVALVPITDEVPLTPFTYELYHSLCAIGPVLRLTSEVVRKQLGQNIFEAANEYRLTSWLAQQEDRNIITLYQCDNSLSPWTHRCMRQADVILIVGLGDRSHLVGKFEREIDRLAMRTQKELVLLYPETTNAKPANTLSWLNARPWVTKHHHVLCVKRIFTRKSQYRINDLYSRVLLSEPNMHSDFSRLARWLTGNSIGLVLGGGGARGAAHIGMLKAIQEAGIPIDMVGGVSIGALMGALWCSERNITTVTQKARQWSKKMTKWFLQLLDLTYPITSMFSGREFNKTIHDTFGDVSIEDLWIPYFTLTTDITASCHRIHTNGSLWRYVRSSMSLSGYMPPLCDPKDGHLLLDGGYVNNLPADVMHNLGAAHIIAIDVGSQDDTDLTNYGDDLSGWWLLYKKWNPFTSPVKVPDLPDIQSRLAYVSCVRQLEEVKNSDYCEYIRPPIDKYKTLAFGSFDEIRDVGYVFGKNYFESMAKAGRLGRFNQWFNKEPPKRGNHASLNEYTFIDLAQIVCKLPETYAVNTAEIFSEDEDCDGYISEPSTLNTDRRIQVPRAGNSLSLSEAEMDSDVEIDFRSDSKKDKATQSTPPAPGKDNEDKTDAVDRIPLLTLERPLTDQQQQHSDETDEQETPRAMKDGTNTMTTQTTSPTTDAGSEWAGSESELEKENKNVNTKN